From a single Cydia strobilella chromosome 17, ilCydStro3.1, whole genome shotgun sequence genomic region:
- the LOC134749045 gene encoding adhesive plaque matrix protein-like, giving the protein MKLLLAFLAILAISYADEEGPASLIEDSEAVASVELLKTEADTNAASNYVPPSQRPPRGWNAPQISQQNNWTPPANNYWNQNQNPVGQWPSPDAWKPDGSAWNQNQWTTQPTWTAAPSWSPPSYVPGWQNPSKPPVQHDQPTNLWTVPQQSATPVEVIKNDQYYGDNGSYKYEYQISDGTHVGEEGYLTNPNTDNESLVKKGWYSFVGADGKTYTVTWWADSSGFHASGDHLPTAPPVPAAIQAANDQAAKEEAAKLEAEKNKPQQTYPQQTYPQQTYPQQTYPQQTYPQQTYPQQTYPQQTYPQQTYPQQTYPQQTYPQQTYPQQTYPQQTYPQQTYPQQTYPQQTNPQQTEGSYYPQHNKPTYG; this is encoded by the exons ATGAAACTG TTACTCGCCTTTCTCGCCATTCTGGCTATTTCGTATGCCGATGAAGAAGGGCCGGCAAGTTTAATCGAAGACTCTGAAGCCGTCGCTTCAGTGGAACTTCTGAAAACTGAAGCAGATACCAATGCGGCATCCAACTACGTGCCCCCCAGCCAGAGGCCCCCGAGGGGCTGGAATGCCCCCCAGATCAGTCAGCAGAACAACTGGACCCCACCGGCCAATAACTACTGGAATCAAAACCAAAACCCGGTAGGCCAGTGGCCATCTCCCGACGCTTGGAAGCCAGACGGCAGTGCCTGGAATCAGAACCAGTGGACTACCCAGCCCACGTGGACCGCGGCGCCGAGCTGGAGCCCGCCCAGCTACGTCCCCGGTTGGCAGAATCCGTCCAAACCACCGGTTCAACACGACCAGCCCACCAACTTGTGGACCGTTCCTCAGCAAAGCGCCACGCCCGTCGAGGTTATCAAGAACGACCAGTATTATGGAGACAACGGCAGCTACAAATATGA GTACCAGATCTCCGACGGCACTCACGTAGGCGAAGAGGGATACCTCACCAACCCGAACACAGACAACGAGAGCCTGGTGAAGAAGGGCTGGTACTCGTTCGTCGGCGCTGACGGCAAGACCTACACCGTGACTTGGTGGGCTGATTCCAGCGGATTCCACGCGTCTGGGGACCATTTGCCCACCGCGCCGCCGGTCCCGGCTGCGATCCAAGC TGCTAACGACCAAGCTGCAAAGGAGGAGGCTGCTAAACTCGAAGCCGAGAAGAACAAGCCGCAACAGACTTATCCCCAACAGACTTACCCTCAGCAGACTTACCCTCAGCAGACTTATCCTCAACAAACTTACCCTCAGCAGACTTATCCTCAACAAACCTACCCTCAGCAGACATACCCTCAGCAGACATACCCTCAGCAGACATACCCTCAGCAGACATACCCTCAGCAGACATACCCTCAACAGACATACCCTCAACAGACATACCCTCAACAGACATACCCTCAACAGACATACCCTCAACAAACTAACCCCCAACAAACTGAAGGTAGCTACTACCCACAGCATAATAAACCAACTTACGGTTAG